Proteins from a single region of Hordeum vulgare subsp. vulgare chromosome 6H, MorexV3_pseudomolecules_assembly, whole genome shotgun sequence:
- the LOC123406335 gene encoding BTB/POZ and MATH domain-containing protein 1-like yields the protein MESASKETASRCTKEKVTASRCTTDKEKGAHIFEIAGYSLKKDMGVDKFVRSTIFTVGGYDWSIRFYPKGTYESPEGCMVICLELMSSNAEVRTFFQLGLVKHETGLVGSMFSQNNKVFSFKTRNNRQYHLFILTSSLETKPVKYLHNDLLKIRCDMTVIKESEVYETVGHSEIEVPPSDIMEHLAKLLDSEEEADVTFNVGGETFQAHKIFLAMRSPVFKAELFGPMKEKKMRRLTVKDIQPAVFKALLHFIYTDSLPDFDDLEGDDNCEMIRHLLVAADKYAMDRLKLMCQNILGKSLDVENVATTLALADQHNCDKLKDVCIEFIASSDKMDDVVASKGYANLKRSCPSVLIDALEKRSRPRIS from the coding sequence ATGGAGTCAGCATCCAAGGAGACTGCATCGAGGTGCACCAAGGAGAAGGTGACGGCATCGAGGTGCACCACGGACAAGGAGAAGGGAGCGCACATCTTTGAGATCGCCGGGTACAGCCTCAAGAAGGACATGGGTGTAGACAAGTTCGTCCGGTCAACCATCTTCACTGTCGGTGGGTATGACTGGTCCATCAGATTTTACCCCAAAGGTACCTACGAGTCACCCGAAGGGTGTATGGTGATCTGTCTTGAGCTCATGAGCAGCAATGCTGAGGTGCGGACATTCTTTCAGCTTGGATTGGTAAAGCACGAGACTGGGTTGGTTGGCTCAATGTTTTCCCAAAATAATAAGGTGTTCAGCTTCAAGACCAGGAACAATCGTCAGTATCATCTGTTCATACTAACAAGCAGTCTTGAGACGAAACCAGTAAAGTACCTTCACAATGATCTTCTCAAGATCAGATGTGATATGACGGTAATCAAAGAATCTGAGGTGTATGAAACCGTGGGGCACTCTGAAATTGAGGTGCCGCCATCAGACATCATGGAGCATCTCGCAAAGCTGTTGGACAGTGAGGAGGAAGCAGATGTCACTTTCAATGTTGGAGGTGAGACCTTTCAGGCGCACAAGATTTTCCTTGCCATGCGGTCACCTGTCTTCAAAGCAGAACTCTTCGGgccgatgaaggagaagaagatgcgGCGTTTGACCGTCAAAGATATCCAGCCCGCCGTTTTCAAGGCTCTGTTGCATTTCATCTATACAGATTCATTGCCTGACTTTGATGATCTTGAAGGCGATGATAACTGTGAAATGATCCGGCATTTGCTGGTAGCTGCAGATAAGTATGCCATGGACAGGCTGAAGCTTATGTgtcaaaacatccttggcaagagTCTTGATGTGGAGAACGTGGCAACTACATTGGCTTTAGCTGATCAGCATAACTGTGACAAGCTTAAAGATGTTTGCATTGAATTTATTGCCTCTTCAGATAAGATGGATGATGTGGTGGCAAGCAAAGGTTATGCAAATCTCAAAAGATCTTGCCCGTCTGTCTTGATAGATGCTTTAGAGAAGAGAAGTAGGCCTCGCATATCATAG